A stretch of the Methylacidiphilum caldifontis genome encodes the following:
- the cobA gene encoding uroporphyrinogen-III C-methyltransferase: MNGKDYGVVYLVGAGPGDPSLLTLRAKELIEKADVIFYDYLCNPKILDWSSSHCMKVYVGKIASKATYSQREIEEMLIAKAKEGKTVVRLKGGDPFLFGRGGEEAEALKKAGIPFEIVPGVSSALAVPAYAGIPLTHRNWASQLTIVTGHEDPLKESSALSWETIAKSKGTIVVLMGVERLAIIAKILLKQGMDPLTPMAIVSWGTLPYQKVITLKLADIGAGSHPSIDPPAVLIIGEVVRLREDLKWFEKRPLYGQKIVVTRTKEGSAKLAGKLANLGAEVLEIPTIRIVPQCLNENQIRLLKNIGSSYDWILFTSPTGVELFFKEFLKLTGDIRQLKGVKIGAIGTSTARAISLYNLPVEVIPEKFTSVDLARCFSLKRIKGLRFLLPRSALADEGILEFLTSLGASVDQWSLYDIQPETEDVRGDREKFKQTGAHWILFASASSVKYWYRLNLSCHDTSLLPKIISIGPQTTRALKELNQEVYIESKVHTIDGLVETLLEELRGNKQKD; the protein is encoded by the coding sequence ATGAATGGCAAAGACTATGGAGTCGTTTATTTGGTTGGAGCTGGTCCAGGTGACCCCTCGCTCTTGACTCTCAGGGCCAAGGAGCTGATTGAGAAGGCTGATGTGATATTTTACGATTATCTTTGTAATCCAAAAATCCTGGATTGGTCTTCATCCCATTGCATGAAAGTTTATGTGGGTAAAATTGCCTCTAAAGCGACCTATTCTCAAAGGGAAATTGAAGAGATGTTGATCGCTAAAGCGAAGGAAGGTAAAACCGTTGTGCGGCTTAAAGGGGGGGATCCCTTTTTATTTGGTCGGGGAGGAGAAGAAGCGGAGGCATTGAAAAAAGCTGGAATTCCTTTTGAAATTGTCCCTGGAGTGAGTTCTGCTTTAGCTGTGCCCGCTTATGCGGGTATTCCTCTGACCCATAGAAACTGGGCATCTCAGTTGACGATTGTAACCGGACATGAAGATCCCCTAAAAGAATCATCAGCTCTGAGTTGGGAAACCATTGCAAAATCAAAGGGAACAATAGTTGTCTTAATGGGTGTAGAACGTTTAGCCATTATAGCAAAAATACTCCTCAAGCAGGGCATGGATCCTCTTACACCTATGGCCATAGTTAGTTGGGGAACTTTGCCTTATCAAAAGGTAATTACATTAAAGCTGGCAGATATAGGAGCAGGCAGCCATCCTTCCATTGATCCTCCAGCCGTTCTTATTATAGGAGAAGTCGTTCGGCTCCGAGAGGATTTAAAATGGTTTGAAAAAAGACCCCTCTATGGGCAAAAGATCGTTGTTACCCGGACTAAAGAAGGATCGGCCAAGCTTGCCGGAAAACTGGCCAATTTAGGAGCCGAAGTCCTGGAGATCCCGACTATCAGGATAGTTCCGCAATGCTTGAATGAAAATCAGATCCGCCTTTTAAAGAACATAGGGTCCTCTTACGATTGGATTCTCTTTACGAGTCCGACGGGAGTAGAGCTTTTTTTCAAGGAATTTCTCAAGCTTACAGGAGATATTCGACAGCTTAAAGGAGTCAAAATAGGTGCTATTGGCACATCTACAGCAAGAGCTATTAGCCTTTATAATCTTCCTGTAGAAGTGATTCCAGAAAAGTTTACCTCCGTGGATCTTGCTCGCTGTTTCTCGCTGAAAAGGATCAAAGGTCTACGTTTTTTGCTTCCTCGAAGTGCTCTCGCTGATGAGGGAATTTTAGAGTTTTTAACCTCTCTTGGAGCTTCTGTTGATCAGTGGTCTCTTTATGATATACAACCTGAAACCGAAGATGTGCGTGGCGATAGAGAAAAGTTTAAACAAACAGGGGCACACTGGATTTTATTTGCCAGTGCAAGTTCAGTTAAATACTGGTATAGGCTTAATCTCAGTTGTCATGATACTTCTCTGTTACCCAAAATTATTAGCATTGGACCTCAAACCACTCGGGCTCTCAAAGAGCTTAACCAAGAAGTTTATATCGAATCAAAGGTTCATACTATCGATGGTTTAGTAGAAACCCTTCTTGAAGAATTAAGAGGCAATAAGCAGAAAGATTAA
- a CDS encoding tetratricopeptide repeat protein: MEPKIEFYELGNEALAIGDLEKAKYYYEKSIDSDPSYFEGWQALAMTYYKLGQYDEAVNANKKAIELRPHDPMVWTSLSLAYIRQGNKIEAEKASLRARILSWQKKS; this comes from the coding sequence ATGGAACCCAAAATAGAATTTTATGAATTAGGTAATGAAGCCCTTGCTATTGGGGATTTGGAGAAGGCGAAGTATTATTACGAAAAAAGTATCGATTCTGATCCATCCTATTTTGAGGGATGGCAAGCTTTAGCCATGACCTATTATAAATTAGGACAATACGATGAGGCTGTTAACGCGAATAAAAAAGCAATTGAGTTGCGACCTCATGATCCCATGGTGTGGACAAGTCTTTCTTTGGCTTATATCAGACAAGGAAATAAAATCGAAGCTGAAAAAGCTTCTTTAAGAGCTCGAATCTTGTCCTGGCAAAAAAAATCATAA
- the ygfZ gene encoding CAF17-like 4Fe-4S cluster assembly/insertion protein YgfZ, protein MNEQKLYESLVQGHPGWCSLLSQSLWTVRGKDRIRYLNGQLAADISSLPIGSSVHTAALNRKGRIDCDLWIANQGETIFVDGPKEIEEQIANRLSRFLVADQVSIEKIDGQFFLYHYFGPHPPKGFTLCFQNKRFGIEGWDIWSDTSLVDFGCPEVPPTVQESLRLENMIPQWGKEITEQTIPLEVFLTKQSISFTKGCYVGQEIISRIHHLGQINQLLTLFIALENSNPQPGQLYYESRAVGRLTSCGYSFGYNKTIALGFIHREHRKEQNRVESNGCFFKILKAPPPIG, encoded by the coding sequence ATGAACGAACAAAAACTGTACGAAAGCTTAGTCCAAGGTCATCCGGGTTGGTGTTCTCTTTTAAGTCAATCGCTTTGGACGGTTCGAGGTAAAGATAGAATCAGGTATCTTAATGGACAGCTTGCAGCTGATATTTCCTCTCTTCCTATAGGATCTAGCGTGCACACCGCAGCGCTCAACCGCAAAGGAAGAATAGATTGCGATCTTTGGATTGCCAACCAGGGAGAAACGATTTTTGTGGACGGTCCCAAAGAGATTGAAGAACAAATAGCAAATCGGCTTAGTCGTTTTCTCGTCGCAGATCAGGTTTCGATCGAAAAGATCGATGGCCAGTTTTTCCTCTATCACTATTTTGGTCCCCATCCTCCAAAAGGATTCACACTTTGTTTTCAAAACAAAAGATTTGGTATCGAGGGTTGGGATATCTGGTCTGATACTTCTTTGGTCGATTTCGGCTGTCCAGAAGTTCCCCCTACAGTACAGGAAAGTTTACGGCTTGAAAACATGATTCCCCAGTGGGGCAAAGAGATAACCGAACAAACAATACCCTTAGAAGTATTTTTAACTAAACAATCTATAAGTTTTACAAAGGGTTGTTACGTAGGCCAAGAAATCATATCAAGGATTCATCACTTAGGACAGATTAATCAACTTTTAACTCTCTTTATTGCCTTAGAAAACAGCAACCCTCAGCCTGGACAACTGTATTATGAATCCCGGGCCGTAGGCCGGTTAACTTCCTGTGGATATTCTTTTGGTTATAACAAAACCATCGCTTTAGGTTTTATCCATAGAGAGCACAGGAAAGAACAAAATAGAGTTGAATCCAACGGGTGTTTTTTCAAAATCCTAAAAGCCCCACCTCCTATTGGATAG
- a CDS encoding nucleoside deaminase codes for MILQKQIVEKGKLEVDYYFMGLALQKAREAFDNGEVPVGAVIVQGDRILGSGYNLVEARRDITAHAEMEAIRHSQLLLGDWRLDSTTLYVTKEPCMMCWGAIFLSRIERVVFGISDPKQQNFSFFKDFFSEKKKPLIVPGVRSEESLELIRKFFFILRNKKRELPLRNIGIS; via the coding sequence ATGATTCTGCAAAAACAAATCGTTGAAAAGGGAAAGCTAGAGGTCGATTATTATTTTATGGGCTTGGCTCTGCAAAAAGCCAGAGAGGCTTTTGATAACGGAGAAGTTCCAGTTGGAGCCGTTATTGTCCAGGGTGATAGAATTTTAGGTTCTGGATACAATCTGGTTGAAGCACGCCGGGATATAACAGCGCATGCTGAAATGGAAGCGATTCGGCATAGCCAGCTTCTTCTTGGTGATTGGCGGCTTGACTCCACAACCCTTTATGTAACCAAAGAGCCCTGTATGATGTGCTGGGGAGCTATTTTTTTAAGTAGAATAGAGCGGGTTGTCTTTGGAATTTCTGATCCGAAACAACAGAATTTTTCTTTTTTTAAAGATTTTTTTTCAGAGAAGAAAAAACCTCTTATTGTTCCGGGAGTTAGATCTGAAGAGTCATTAGAATTAATACGCAAATTTTTTTTTATCCTAAGAAATAAAAAAAGGGAGTTGCCACTTCGCAATATTGGGATTAGTTAA
- the hemA gene encoding glutamyl-tRNA reductase has product MNVLVGGGLSFDTSSIELREQVAFRSDEYPQALSLMKEIMHLEEGVLLSTCNRVEFFSVSKDPHQVSKGWGEFLRIYHKKYFPFELYSQLYIGKHCIGHLFELASGLKSMVVGETEILGQLKEAYHIAKEQGMAKKYLNRLFQASFSAAKTIRSSTWITRGSISVSAVAVDLAEKLFGKLNGCSIMVVGAGAVSETTAKALQRKGGNIILVANRTYAKALELSKEIEAEAIPWTEFPSRIAKIDILISSTSAPHYIITKEKLAAYIGLRAGRPLFLIDLAVPRDIEPAVQDLEEVYCYNIDDLQSIAQQNLKDRLAEVDKCKRLIEPYVDRFYNWMVGSINSKDTQFLRNFRIA; this is encoded by the coding sequence ATGAATGTTCTTGTCGGCGGTGGTCTTTCTTTTGACACTTCATCCATAGAGTTGCGTGAACAGGTGGCTTTTCGCTCTGATGAATATCCTCAGGCTTTATCCCTAATGAAGGAGATCATGCATCTCGAAGAGGGGGTTTTGCTTTCTACATGTAACAGGGTTGAGTTTTTTTCTGTAAGTAAAGATCCTCACCAAGTATCTAAGGGATGGGGAGAGTTTTTGAGAATATACCATAAAAAATATTTTCCCTTCGAATTATATTCTCAGCTTTATATTGGGAAACATTGTATTGGGCATCTTTTTGAGCTTGCTAGTGGACTGAAATCCATGGTTGTGGGTGAAACAGAGATATTAGGTCAGCTGAAAGAAGCCTACCATATTGCCAAGGAGCAGGGAATGGCCAAAAAATACCTAAACAGACTTTTTCAAGCCAGTTTTTCAGCCGCTAAAACAATAAGATCGTCCACTTGGATAACTAGGGGAAGCATTTCGGTGAGTGCAGTGGCAGTGGACTTAGCGGAAAAACTCTTTGGAAAACTAAATGGTTGTTCCATAATGGTTGTTGGAGCGGGGGCTGTGAGCGAAACGACGGCTAAAGCACTCCAGAGGAAAGGGGGGAACATTATTCTTGTTGCGAATCGAACCTATGCAAAGGCATTGGAGCTCAGTAAAGAGATAGAAGCAGAAGCTATTCCCTGGACAGAATTCCCTTCGCGAATCGCCAAAATAGATATTCTCATTAGCTCAACTTCTGCTCCTCACTATATCATTACAAAAGAAAAACTGGCAGCCTATATAGGTTTGCGTGCAGGCAGGCCTCTTTTTTTAATCGATCTTGCTGTTCCTCGAGATATTGAGCCTGCTGTTCAGGATCTAGAAGAGGTTTATTGCTACAACATCGATGATCTCCAGTCGATAGCGCAGCAGAATTTGAAAGATCGTCTCGCTGAGGTTGATAAATGTAAACGGCTTATCGAACCTTACGTCGATCGCTTTTATAACTGGATGGTTGGATCGATCAATTCTAAGGATACACAATTTTTGAGGAATTTCCGAATAGCGTGA
- a CDS encoding UDP-N-acetylmuramate--L-alanine ligase, with protein MATIDLLFNKELRFHFLGICGTAMGAVASMLKELGYEVGGSDENVYPPLSTFLSQKGILVKEGYRAQNLPIDKSGTVIVIGNVIKRGNPELEAVLEKKYFFISLPEVLKFFFLQGKQNIVVSGTHGKTTTSSLLAWIFESASLNPSFFIGGLPKNFPSGCRYTQSEYWILEGDEYDTAYFDKRSKFLHYLPQTVIINNIEYDHADIFSSLDEIFLSFKRLIHLIPRNGHLVIPEDDSRIVEIAKSALAPVYTVGFGEKADFRITEVSYEPTGSWFHMLGEKFFMPIPGEYNVRNAAMCLAVATLYGIKLEDISRGLASFQGVKRRLEVIGEAGGIKILDDFGHHPTAIHKTILAIRQRYPGKRLWAVFEPRSNTTRRAVFQQELPRSLSVADGVIISEVSSKDSLAPSERLDPQKIVQELNKNGIPSFFCLDPQDILCKLLEVVKAGDIVVFFSNGSFYGIPLRLFETLKNKNGSF; from the coding sequence ATGGCCACAATTGATCTGCTCTTTAATAAAGAATTGCGATTTCATTTCTTAGGAATATGCGGAACGGCTATGGGAGCGGTGGCCTCGATGCTAAAGGAATTGGGCTACGAGGTAGGGGGTTCAGATGAAAATGTGTATCCGCCTTTGTCTACTTTTTTGAGCCAGAAAGGCATTTTGGTAAAGGAGGGCTATAGGGCACAAAATCTTCCCATTGATAAGTCAGGAACCGTTATCGTGATTGGAAACGTGATTAAGAGAGGCAATCCAGAATTAGAAGCGGTTTTAGAAAAAAAATACTTTTTTATTTCCTTGCCTGAAGTTCTCAAATTTTTTTTTCTCCAGGGAAAACAAAATATTGTGGTCAGTGGAACACATGGAAAAACGACGACAAGTTCTCTTTTGGCATGGATTTTTGAGTCGGCTTCTCTGAATCCATCCTTTTTTATTGGCGGGTTGCCTAAAAATTTTCCCTCCGGCTGTAGATATACACAAAGCGAATATTGGATTTTAGAAGGTGACGAGTACGATACGGCCTATTTTGATAAAAGGAGTAAATTTCTGCATTATCTGCCTCAGACGGTTATTATAAATAATATCGAATATGATCATGCCGATATTTTTTCTAGCCTGGACGAGATTTTCCTTTCTTTTAAAAGACTCATTCATCTCATACCGAGAAACGGACACCTGGTTATTCCCGAGGATGATTCGAGGATAGTTGAAATCGCCAAAAGTGCTTTAGCTCCTGTATATACGGTAGGTTTTGGAGAAAAAGCTGATTTTAGGATAACGGAAGTCAGCTATGAGCCAACTGGAAGCTGGTTCCATATGCTTGGAGAAAAATTCTTTATGCCTATTCCTGGGGAATATAATGTCAGAAATGCGGCCATGTGTCTTGCGGTGGCAACGCTTTATGGGATAAAGCTTGAAGACATTTCCAGGGGGTTAGCTTCATTTCAGGGTGTAAAACGGAGATTGGAGGTTATAGGGGAAGCGGGTGGCATAAAAATATTGGATGATTTTGGTCACCATCCCACAGCGATCCATAAAACCATTCTTGCTATAAGGCAGCGTTATCCAGGCAAGAGGCTATGGGCTGTTTTCGAGCCAAGGAGCAATACGACCCGAAGAGCGGTTTTCCAACAAGAGCTTCCCCGTTCTCTATCCGTAGCGGATGGAGTGATTATCAGTGAAGTCTCAAGCAAGGACAGTTTGGCCCCTTCCGAAAGACTCGATCCTCAAAAAATTGTTCAAGAGCTCAACAAGAATGGGATACCCTCATTTTTCTGTTTGGATCCCCAAGATATCCTTTGTAAACTGCTCGAAGTGGTGAAAGCGGGAGACATCGTTGTTTTCTTTAGTAACGGCTCATTTTATGGGATTCCTTTGCGTTTGTTTGAAACTTTAAAAAATAAAAATGGATCATTTTGA
- a CDS encoding LptF/LptG family permease translates to MELFKNSLITTSILTFFLVIANAFRDLSDLLVNNEVPLWISLKLLVSLIPFVLTFTLPWGLLIAVILLFGKMSQDRELTALKSAGISLGAIMAPVIWFALLYSVFSFAINAYIGPKSRHAFKEIFSDVMLHNPLSFFKSNKTIDQFDGFRLYATNRIGARLQDVYIWETDADLRPLRSIRASEAEIEPDLNHQRILLTLWNARQEERNVSDPLNVKLVMPGSRATQLPYEISLAQLFDRLAVRKSIGLSTLDEIGRQIVAADLFGFTSNPTPVLTEFQKRLAFSLSCFTFVLVGAPLAIQVQRKETSIGVALSLLIVLSYYVIVLLAEALKAKTNLFPELIIWLPNIIFQSLGFWLIWRVNRR, encoded by the coding sequence TTGGAACTATTTAAAAATTCTCTGATAACCACCTCGATTTTGACTTTTTTCTTGGTCATAGCTAACGCTTTTCGAGATCTATCTGATCTTCTTGTAAACAACGAAGTTCCTTTGTGGATTTCCTTGAAACTGCTTGTCTCTCTCATTCCCTTTGTCTTAACCTTTACTTTGCCTTGGGGATTATTGATCGCTGTGATCTTGCTTTTCGGTAAAATGTCCCAAGACAGGGAGCTTACAGCCCTTAAAAGTGCAGGCATTAGCCTTGGAGCGATAATGGCTCCGGTCATCTGGTTTGCCCTTCTTTACAGCGTTTTTAGCTTCGCCATCAATGCCTATATTGGTCCTAAAAGCCGTCATGCTTTCAAAGAAATATTCTCGGATGTCATGCTGCATAACCCGCTTTCTTTTTTTAAAAGCAACAAAACCATTGACCAGTTTGACGGTTTTCGGTTGTATGCAACCAACCGCATAGGAGCTAGGCTCCAAGATGTCTATATCTGGGAAACCGATGCCGATCTTCGTCCCTTGCGGTCTATCCGCGCTTCTGAGGCAGAAATAGAACCCGATTTAAATCATCAAAGAATTCTATTGACCCTTTGGAATGCACGGCAAGAGGAAAGAAATGTCTCTGATCCACTGAATGTAAAACTGGTCATGCCCGGTTCTCGCGCTACACAACTTCCCTATGAAATATCTCTTGCCCAGCTTTTTGACCGGTTGGCTGTAAGAAAAAGCATAGGGCTTTCGACCTTAGATGAGATTGGCCGGCAGATTGTCGCGGCTGACTTATTTGGTTTTACTTCAAATCCCACCCCGGTCTTAACTGAATTTCAGAAAAGACTAGCCTTTTCACTCTCCTGCTTTACCTTTGTTCTTGTCGGTGCTCCTTTAGCTATTCAAGTCCAAAGAAAGGAAACTTCTATTGGAGTAGCTTTGAGTTTACTCATCGTTCTTTCCTATTATGTTATCGTTCTACTTGCCGAAGCACTTAAAGCAAAAACTAACCTTTTCCCTGAGCTCATTATTTGGTTACCCAATATCATTTTTCAATCCTTGGGATTTTGGCTTATCTGGAGAGTGAATAGAAGATAG
- a CDS encoding GatB/YqeY domain-containing protein, whose amino-acid sequence MSLLLQIDQQLKEAMKKKDVERISVLRLLKAAISYASIQKAHKELSDQEVIGVITKEIKKREESIQEYEKAQRLELAEKEKVEIAVLKEFLPQPMTEAEMEELVKKVIEETHAKDKKDLGVVMKTAIARAEGKADGKKLQEIAKKFLS is encoded by the coding sequence ATGTCGTTGTTACTTCAGATAGACCAGCAGCTCAAAGAGGCGATGAAGAAAAAAGATGTGGAGAGAATTTCTGTTTTGAGACTTCTCAAGGCAGCCATAAGCTATGCTTCAATCCAGAAAGCCCATAAAGAGCTTTCTGATCAAGAAGTGATCGGGGTAATCACAAAAGAAATTAAAAAAAGGGAAGAGTCGATCCAGGAGTATGAAAAAGCTCAGAGGCTGGAGCTTGCTGAAAAGGAAAAAGTAGAGATTGCTGTCTTAAAAGAATTTTTGCCCCAACCAATGACTGAAGCGGAAATGGAAGAACTGGTGAAAAAAGTGATAGAGGAAACTCACGCTAAAGATAAAAAAGATTTAGGAGTGGTGATGAAGACGGCAATAGCTCGTGCAGAGGGCAAAGCCGATGGAAAAAAGCTACAAGAAATAGCAAAAAAATTTTTGAGCTAG
- the ccsA gene encoding cytochrome c biogenesis protein CcsA, translated as MSFGQEKIELIVATFIEFFVSLYGFFVLRGKKRAASDNISFVALLVAFFFETLFLYLRGISINHCPITNFLETMVFLSWALLLLYFIIGSAYRMSILGFFTAPAACFINIIGLILRPDSPKILPELGWMLELHAAFSILAYAIFAIAALAALIYLLEEKELKTHKLSSLFFWFPPIGDLSYIQKRVLLVGLLLLTAGLMGGLLISPKSTWDWVKISWSIAVWLFYLYLVFCCFFSHSRMKRLSLLSIGGFLFIFLTFWGINYFSQMHKF; from the coding sequence ATGAGTTTTGGCCAAGAAAAAATTGAATTAATCGTTGCTACTTTTATTGAGTTTTTTGTCTCTCTTTACGGATTTTTTGTATTGAGAGGCAAAAAAAGGGCAGCAAGCGATAACATCAGCTTTGTTGCTCTTCTTGTCGCCTTTTTTTTCGAAACTCTTTTTCTTTATTTAAGAGGAATTTCGATAAACCATTGTCCTATAACCAATTTTCTTGAAACCATGGTTTTTTTATCCTGGGCTTTACTTTTGCTCTATTTCATCATTGGTTCAGCTTATCGAATGTCTATCCTTGGATTCTTCACGGCTCCGGCTGCCTGTTTCATTAATATTATTGGGTTGATCCTGCGTCCAGATAGCCCTAAGATATTACCTGAATTGGGTTGGATGCTTGAACTGCATGCCGCTTTTTCGATCTTAGCCTATGCGATTTTTGCGATCGCGGCTTTGGCTGCGTTGATTTACCTGTTAGAAGAAAAAGAACTCAAAACGCACAAGCTTTCTTCTCTTTTTTTCTGGTTCCCTCCTATTGGGGATCTTTCTTACATTCAAAAAAGGGTGTTGTTAGTGGGTCTTTTGTTGCTTACCGCAGGTCTTATGGGTGGTCTTCTTATTTCTCCAAAAAGCACATGGGATTGGGTAAAAATCAGTTGGTCGATTGCGGTCTGGTTATTTTACTTGTATCTGGTTTTCTGTTGCTTTTTCTCCCATTCGAGAATGAAACGTTTATCGCTTTTATCGATTGGAGGATTTTTATTTATTTTTTTAACCTTTTGGGGAATAAATTATTTTAGTCAAATGCACAAATTTTAA
- a CDS encoding M24 family metallopeptidase, with protein sequence MGHRLNRNLLDLENSVEKAMARMMFAASEKDANMLYATRIMVPDPFLWIEVDSKSYIFLSKLEIDRAKREAKADVILSYQEATGIKEEKLTIPLLIKTICKKLRISRLVVPSYFPLGLAETLRKEGLSIVAKKEEFFPERSIKTPTEIESIRTALRMAEKGMERAIEVIRESKINDEGLLLWQDKILDSKLLREEIEIKIMREGGMALGTIVACGIEACDPHEIGKGKLKAGQSIVIDIFPRDRATGYYGDLSRTVVKGKPAKQLVELYKTVKEGKQWVLSVLREGLRGNKIENDLRNSFTKKGYPTEIRGGRWVGFFHGLGHGVGLEIHEPPRFRKAVFKKNQVLTVEPGLYYPEIGGVRLEDMVVIKEEGIENLTTIEEILEIA encoded by the coding sequence TTGGGGCATCGACTAAATCGAAATCTTCTGGATCTTGAAAACTCGGTAGAAAAAGCTATGGCTCGAATGATGTTTGCTGCATCGGAAAAAGATGCGAACATGCTTTATGCTACTCGGATCATGGTTCCCGATCCCTTTCTTTGGATAGAAGTGGATTCCAAAAGTTATATTTTTTTAAGCAAACTTGAAATTGATCGCGCCAAACGGGAGGCTAAAGCCGATGTTATCCTTTCTTACCAAGAAGCAACTGGAATAAAAGAAGAGAAATTAACGATTCCTCTTTTGATCAAAACGATTTGCAAGAAACTTAGGATTAGCCGGCTAGTTGTGCCTTCTTATTTTCCTTTGGGACTGGCTGAAACCCTACGAAAAGAAGGGTTGAGCATTGTAGCCAAAAAAGAGGAGTTTTTCCCTGAGCGATCCATTAAGACTCCGACCGAAATTGAATCAATCAGAACGGCCCTGCGCATGGCTGAGAAGGGGATGGAAAGAGCCATTGAAGTCATTAGAGAAAGTAAAATAAATGATGAGGGCTTACTTTTATGGCAGGATAAAATTCTTGACTCCAAGCTACTAAGGGAAGAGATCGAAATAAAGATCATGAGAGAGGGAGGGATGGCTCTTGGAACCATCGTGGCCTGTGGAATCGAAGCCTGTGATCCTCACGAGATTGGCAAAGGAAAACTTAAGGCTGGCCAATCCATTGTTATTGATATTTTCCCAAGAGACAGGGCAACAGGTTACTATGGAGATCTTAGTCGGACGGTTGTCAAAGGAAAACCTGCAAAACAACTCGTCGAGCTGTACAAAACGGTTAAAGAGGGTAAACAGTGGGTTTTAAGTGTTTTGCGAGAAGGGTTAAGAGGCAACAAAATAGAAAATGATCTTCGGAATTCGTTTACCAAGAAAGGATATCCCACTGAAATTCGCGGCGGAAGATGGGTTGGTTTTTTCCATGGACTAGGTCATGGTGTGGGACTTGAAATTCATGAGCCTCCTCGATTCAGGAAAGCGGTGTTTAAGAAAAACCAGGTTCTCACTGTCGAACCCGGTTTGTATTACCCAGAAATTGGAGGAGTAAGGCTCGAAGACATGGTTGTCATCAAAGAAGAGGGTATAGAAAATTTGACGACAATCGAGGAAATATTGGAAATAGCTTGA
- the hemC gene encoding hydroxymethylbilane synthase: protein MKPLVIGSRGSQLALIQAQLVIDNLKRKFPDLDIYTRVIKTAGDRFDTHPIGEIDQRGIFTKEIENKLLGGEIDLAIHSLKDLPVELHPELVIAAIPPREDPRDCWISLNHPHPSCLQPSAIVCTGSPRRANQLLRRRPDLRIVPIRGNVESRLKKLKENREWQGTVLALAGIKRMGLDLSSFLWTPLGDDWMLPAPGQGALALQTRIDDKYTQSLVKCLNDFPTACAVYAERAFLHELGGGCRTAVGAKAQPEGSRLILEGIWWPEEAIQPKEGKIVGEMQQAEQLGKKLADLLKKL from the coding sequence GTGAAACCGCTTGTTATAGGTAGTCGAGGCAGTCAACTGGCCTTAATACAAGCCCAGCTTGTTATTGACAATCTCAAAAGAAAGTTTCCTGACCTAGATATTTATACACGGGTCATCAAAACGGCAGGTGATCGTTTTGATACACATCCCATAGGTGAAATCGACCAGAGGGGAATTTTTACCAAAGAAATTGAAAATAAACTTCTAGGGGGAGAAATTGACTTGGCTATTCATAGCTTAAAAGATCTTCCCGTAGAATTGCATCCTGAACTGGTTATCGCAGCTATACCCCCAAGAGAAGATCCTCGTGATTGTTGGATAAGTCTTAATCATCCCCATCCTTCTTGCCTTCAACCCAGTGCCATTGTGTGTACGGGAAGCCCCAGGAGGGCTAATCAACTTTTGCGCAGAAGGCCTGATTTGAGGATTGTCCCTATTCGGGGCAATGTCGAAAGCCGTCTTAAGAAACTTAAGGAAAATCGAGAGTGGCAAGGCACGGTATTGGCCCTGGCGGGTATAAAAAGAATGGGGTTAGATTTGTCTTCCTTTCTTTGGACTCCCCTGGGGGATGATTGGATGTTACCTGCTCCTGGACAGGGAGCTTTAGCTCTTCAAACTCGCATCGACGATAAATACACCCAGAGTCTCGTCAAATGCCTTAATGACTTTCCCACGGCTTGTGCCGTTTATGCAGAAAGGGCTTTTCTGCATGAGTTAGGGGGCGGATGTAGAACGGCTGTTGGAGCAAAAGCACAACCCGAAGGCTCTAGGTTGATATTGGAGGGAATCTGGTGGCCCGAAGAAGCGATTCAACCCAAGGAGGGCAAAATTGTAGGTGAAATGCAGCAAGCGGAGCAACTAGGCAAGAAGTTAGCAGATCTATTAAAGAAATTATAG